In Desulfuromonas acetexigens, the following proteins share a genomic window:
- the nifE gene encoding nitrogenase iron-molybdenum cofactor biosynthesis protein NifE, which produces MAGKPKIKELLNESACAHSPTKKAACNAPTPGATTGGCAFEGAQISLFPYADAAHLVHGPITCLGASWETRATKTSHPGRDFTQMGFTTDITNNDVVFGGEGKLRDAIAHILTHYAPSAIFVYATCVTALIGDDIDAICKEAAEQYGLPVVPVHAPGFVGGKNLGSRLGGEAVLRHLIGTAEPEFTTDFDINLIGEYNVTGDLWQYSHLLEELGIRVLSTLSGDGRIAAIRTAHRARLNVLVCAKSLISLTRKMQERYDIPFVSLSFYGKRDTSAGLLAIAEALGDSDLIERTQKLIVREEAKLEERLAPYREVFRGKKAVLNTGGNKAWSIAAALQDLGIEVVATAVGKSTEADREKAREYLGPDAVLMTKPGQEQARIIDETGAQLLLAGGRSLYTAIKKGIAFADVNQEKKKSYGGYAGLLNLAEDLRNALENPVFRNVARRAPWEK; this is translated from the coding sequence ATGGCCGGTAAACCGAAAATCAAGGAACTGCTCAACGAAAGCGCCTGCGCCCACAGCCCGACGAAAAAGGCCGCCTGCAACGCCCCGACGCCGGGGGCGACCACCGGCGGCTGCGCCTTCGAAGGGGCGCAGATTTCTCTCTTCCCTTACGCCGACGCCGCCCATCTGGTGCACGGCCCGATCACCTGCCTCGGCGCCTCCTGGGAAACCCGCGCCACCAAAACCAGCCATCCGGGGCGGGATTTCACCCAGATGGGTTTCACCACCGACATCACCAACAACGACGTGGTTTTCGGCGGCGAGGGGAAGCTGCGCGATGCCATCGCCCATATCCTGACGCACTACGCCCCGTCGGCGATCTTTGTCTATGCCACCTGTGTTACCGCCCTGATCGGCGACGATATCGACGCCATTTGCAAGGAGGCGGCGGAACAGTACGGCCTGCCGGTGGTGCCGGTGCACGCCCCCGGCTTCGTCGGCGGCAAGAATCTCGGCAGCCGCCTCGGCGGCGAGGCGGTGCTGCGCCACCTGATCGGCACCGCCGAGCCCGAATTCACGACGGATTTCGACATCAACCTGATCGGCGAATACAACGTCACCGGTGATCTCTGGCAATATTCCCATCTGCTGGAAGAGCTGGGTATCCGCGTTCTGTCGACTTTGAGCGGTGATGGGCGCATCGCGGCCATCCGCACCGCCCACCGCGCCCGACTGAACGTCCTGGTCTGCGCCAAATCTTTGATCTCCCTGACCCGCAAGATGCAGGAGCGCTACGACATCCCTTTCGTCTCCCTCTCTTTCTACGGCAAGCGCGACACCTCGGCGGGGCTGCTGGCCATCGCCGAGGCCCTGGGGGACTCCGACCTGATCGAACGCACCCAAAAGCTGATCGTCCGCGAGGAGGCGAAGCTGGAGGAACGGCTCGCCCCCTACCGGGAAGTGTTTCGCGGCAAGAAAGCGGTGCTCAACACCGGCGGCAACAAGGCCTGGTCCATCGCCGCGGCCTTGCAGGATCTTGGCATCGAGGTGGTGGCGACGGCGGTGGGCAAATCGACGGAGGCGGATCGGGAGAAGGCTCGGGAATATCTCGGCCCGGACGCGGTGTTGATGACCAAGCCGGGGCAGGAGCAGGCGCGGATCATCGACGAGACCGGCGCCCAGCTATTGCTGGCGGGGGGACGCAGCCTCTATACGGCGATCAAGAAGGGGATCGCCTTCGCCGACGTCAATCAGGAAAAGAAGAAGAGCTACGGCGGCTACGCGGGACTGCTCAACCTGGCCGAAGATCTCAGGAACGCCCTGGAGAATCCGGTGTTCCGCAACGTAGCACGGAGGGCGCCATGGGAGAAGTGA